The Pirellulales bacterium genomic sequence GTCGACGAACGTCGTTGCTTGACGCTGAACCGCATAGGCCCCTTGCAAATCGCTTTGAACTTTATCAGCTTGCTGATTTAGGTCTTGAAGCTTTTGCCATGCCGCAGCGTAACCTTCGTCATCATGCAAGGACGCATGCGGACGAAGGCCGAGCCAATCGGCCAAAGTCCTAACCATGCTCTGCACGCCGCCAGCGGTAGGCTGGCTTGTTGCGTGCTCCGTAGTTGTCTCTGTCGTTTTCTTAGTTGGCATATGTCTGCCCCCTTTTGCGCCAGTTTCAATTGCCGTGCGTGAATTAGCGCAGGTCCACGCAACGGCCCCATTTGGGAAATCAGTCATCACTTTCTAAAAGTCGCAGCCGACAGGCCGCAGTTTCCATTTGTGGCGAGGCCATTCGTATCCCCACTTCGGTACGCTGATAGGCTGGAAAAGCGCAGATCGACAATTCAAAAATGTCCGCGTCGTGAATCTCTCGAATGCGCTCGCCGTCCATCAATCGCCAGGAATCGCCTTTTCGCGGGACTCTGAAGCCAAACGAGCAGCCAGTTACATCCCCGCGACGGATGCTTTCGATGGCATCGCGGCCCGCCTGCGTGTCCGGAGGCGAAAGGTCAAAAAACAGTCCCTTTGAATCTTCGCGCAGACGCAACGTTCCTGCCGACAGCCGACCAAGCACCAAGTCGTTGTTGTGGTTCCAAAGCGCGCGAACGTCGACGCCGCCGGCTAGGCTCTGTTTGAAAGCCCCGGGACGGATTATCTCTTTAAAGCCGCCCAAGTCGCTGCTGTAGCTGTTAAAGACGGCCGCGTAACCTGCAATGCGCGTAACTGCGTTTGGTTCAACCGCGGCCGCCGAAAGTGTTCCAGAATTGTGCAAAATCATTTGTCCCCTCAGGTGTTAGGTAAAGTTCGGCGCGCACTGCGGCGCCGATTGGTTCTGGCGTAAACTGCCCCTTGTGATTGGCCCCGTGCCACCTTTTGGCAATGGGCCATTTTTGCGCGACCGACGATTGGTTAGCAACCGTGACGCGCACGAGTAGAAGCCAGCTCAACTGGTCCTCAGACGCGCTGGAAGCGCCCTACGCGCACGTCGCGAGAAACGTTTCTTCCAGCCAGGCCGGTCTTGGCCGGATACCGATCCATACGTTTGCGCGAGTTTTTGTATCGTAGGGTGTCTCGGTAATAGGAATGTTTTCCTTCACGTGTTTTTTGTCTGCTGCGCTTTGCCTCGTGGTGGTAACTGTCCCGACGGCCGAGCGTAGATGCACGGCGAACTGACCGTCATCAAGGTCCAGTGCATCTTCGCGCGTTGACTTCCATCGTTGATAAAGCTTATGCAAAGCAGGCTTCTGAACCGCATATTCTCCAAGCTCGCAACATTCCCCGACAAACGCTTTAATCGGTGACGACGCTGAACGAAAGTCGTCACATAACTCTTTGCTCGATTCAGGCAGCGTGAATTTGCCTGCCTCGTACAAACGCTTCAGCCCTTCCAGTGCCCATCGCAAGATTGCAGGGTATTCCGGTACCAGTGCTTCGGCTAAGTCGATCCGTTCTTTGTCGCAGTATGATTCGGTCAGTTTCAAAGGGATCAGCCGCGCATTCAATGCGCCCGAGTTGTCCGGGAGTGGGACAAAATCATTCGATTGCATAATGATGCGCGTGCCCTTCAGACAATAACCCACGTTCTTTTGATACTTGCGATTGATGGTTATCGAATCGCCGCCCGTCCAGGCTTTCAGATTTGCGACGATTGCAGCGGTCTGTCGCGGAAGGGTAACTTCGGGAACAATCGCCAAGCGCTTGCCAAGCGCCTGTTCAAGGCCGAAATCTTTCACCAGGTCCTCTAGTCCAGGGCTACAGATCGCCGGTTGGCCGCCAAGCAAGTTTTTGAGCACGCCTGTAATCGTCCCTTTGCCCGACCGTGGTGGTCCGACGAGCATGAAGAACTTCTGCAAGTCGTAGCCTCGCCACAAGCAATAGCCGAAGATTTGTTGCAGGCATAGGCACCAATTCTCGTCTTGCTTAAGCGTGCCGAGAAACCTGTGCCATTCGACCGGCGCGGGGCCATTTGGTTGAAAATCAAAGTTTGCCGCGTGCTCGAAAAACAGCTTTGGCGTTTTGGGCATGAAATAGTCCGTGCGACCTTCGATGTAGCGGCGCACATTTAGAAAGCCGTTTTTGAAAACAAGTACGTCGTCCGGGCGCCAGTCGTGTGGCTGTAGCCAGAACGGCGCTTGCACCGTTTTCGA encodes the following:
- a CDS encoding HK97 family phage prohead protease; translated protein: MILHNSGTLSAAAVEPNAVTRIAGYAAVFNSYSSDLGGFKEIIRPGAFKQSLAGGVDVRALWNHNNDLVLGRLSAGTLRLREDSKGLFFDLSPPDTQAGRDAIESIRRGDVTGCSFGFRVPRKGDSWRLMDGERIREIHDADIFELSICAFPAYQRTEVGIRMASPQMETAACRLRLLESDD